A genome region from Arachis duranensis cultivar V14167 chromosome 8, aradu.V14167.gnm2.J7QH, whole genome shotgun sequence includes the following:
- the LOC127741179 gene encoding uncharacterized protein LOC127741179: MDLANFENKVIELGMRLNVQLERKARSTLTQQTSNHERKSKSKVETEVVQTSQFERSTSKDTHLSKAETVNERKSESKHPPSESKHPPSGLKKSGSKGEVRRSQELPRNPDRGKGSELNQTHPSPVPNQEKPRGLDSSQSLQIPERSSSKGKSHQSSEKLRKSDSQPSRSPTPKHLERGISESHLHNQSYNVDKGR; the protein is encoded by the exons ATGGATCTGGCTAACTTTGAGAACAAGGTTATTGAACTTGGCATGCGGCTTAATGTACAACTCGAGCGCAAAGCTCGATCTACTTTGACTCAACAGACATCAAACCATGAAAGAAAATC GAAGAGTAAGGTAGAGACTGAAGTTGTGCAGACATCACAATTTGAAAGGTCAACGAGCAAG GACACTCATCTCAGTAAAGCAGAGACTGTCAATGAGAGGAAGTCAGAGAGCAAACATCCACCTTCAGAGAGCAAACATCCACCTTCTGGTTTAAAGAAATCTGGTTCAAAGGGAGAG GTTCGCCGAAGTCAAGAACTACCACGCAACCCCGATAGAGGAAAAGGATCCGAGCTAAACCAAACACATCCATCCCCTGTGCCAAACCAAGAGAAGCCTAGAGGGTTGGACAGTTCCCAGTCACTACAGATCCCAGAAAGAAGCAGCAGCAAAGGTAAATCACATCAAAGTTCTgagaaattaagaaaatcagATAGTCAGCCAAGCCGGAGTCCAACTCCGAAACACCTGGAAAGAGGAATATCGGAAAGCCATCTCCATAATCAATCTTATAATGTGGATAAGGGTCGATGA
- the LOC107460929 gene encoding aspartyl protease AED3 translates to MQYMHAHFSFFLLPSNSNPTQPSQHHSAESPPVPTIMGPKCATLILFFTMFVASSIAIDPCTSKPDEAGLTVIPVFGKCSPFDPPKPDSWAQTVINMASKDPARLKYLSTLVGQKSVVSAPIASGQAFNIGNYVVRVKIGTPGQLMFMVLDTSTDEAFVPCSGCVGCSATTFSPKDSTSYGPLDCSVPQCGQVRGLQCPSTGAGACAFNQSYAGSTFSATLVQDSLRLANDVVPGYSFGCVNAISGESIPAQGLLGLGRGPLSLLSQSGALYSGVFSYCLPSFKSYYFSGSLKLGPVGQPKSIRTTPLLRNPHRPSLYYVNLTGISVGKVLVPVPSEYLAFDPNTGSGTIIDSGTVITRFVEPVYNVVRDEFRKQVGGTFSSLGAFDTCFVKTYENLAPTVTLHFTGLDLKLPLENSLIHSSAGSLACLAMAAAPSNVNSVLNVIANLQQQNLRILFDTINNKVGIARELCN, encoded by the coding sequence ATGCAATATATGCATGCACACTTCTCTTTCTTCCTGCTGCCTTCAAATTCCAACCCGACCCAACCGAGTCAACACCACTCGGCCGAGTCACCACCGGTTCCAACAATCATGGGCCCCAAGTGCGCCACCTTAATCCTCTTTTTTACAATGTTTGTGGCAAGTAGCATTGCCATTGACCCATGCACCTCCAAGCCTGACGAAGCGGGCCTAACCGTGATACCCGTCTTCGGCAAATGCTCACCATTTGACCCACCCAAGCCCGACTCATGGGCCCAAACGGTCATAAACATGGCATCCAAAGACCCAGCCCGTCTCAAGTACTTGTCCACACTAGTAGGCCAAAAGTCCGTCGTTTCGGCCCCAATCGCTTCGGGCCAGGCCTTCAACATTGGAAACTACGTGGTCCGGGTCAAGATCGGAACCCCGGGCCAGCTCATGTTCATGGTCTTGGACACCAGCACTGACGAGGCCTTCGTCCCGTGCTCTGGTTGCGTGGGCTGCTCCGCCACCACATTCTCCCCCAAAGACTCCACAAGTTACGGCCCATTGGACTGCTCAGTCCCGCAATGTGGCCAGGTCCGTGGGCTTCAGTGTCCCTCCACGGGCGCAGGCGCGTGTGCTTTCAACCAATCCTACGCGGGCTCCACATTTTCCGCCACGCTCGTTCAAGATTCACTCAGATTAGCCAATGACGTAGTCCCGGGCTACTCATTCGGCTGCGTTAACGCAATCTCCGGGGAGTCCATTCCGGCCCAAGGGCTTCTGGGCCTGGGCCGTGGGCCTTTGTCTCTACTTTCGCAATCCGGCGCGCTCTACTCAGGTGTCTTCTCGTACTGCCTTCCCAGCTTCAAATCGTACTACTTCTCAGGGTCGCTCAAGCTTGGGCCCGTGGGGCAGCCCAAGAGTATCCGTACAACCCCACTTCTCCGAAACCCTCACAGGCCTTCCCTCTACTATGTGAACCTCACCGGAATAAGCGTGGGGAAGGTTCTCGTCCCTGTCCCCTCAGAGTACCTGGCTTTCGACCCGAACACCGGTTCCGGAACCATCATTGATTCCGGAACGGTGATAACCCGGTTCGTTGAGCCGGTGTACAATGTGGTGAGAGACGAGTTCAGGAAGCAGGTTGGTGGAACGTTCTCGAGCCTGGGAGCGTTTGACACGTGTTTCGTGAAGACGTACGAGAACTTGGCGCCAACGGTGACGCTTCACTTCACGGGGTTGGACCTGAAGCTTCCATTGGAGAACAGCTTGATACATAGTAGCGCTGGGTCGCTAGCTTGCCTTGCAATGGCGGCGGCTCCGAGTAATGTGAACTCTGTGCTGAACGTGATTGCCAACTTGCAGCAACAGAATCTTAGGATCTTGTTTGATACAATTAATAACAAGGTTGGGATAGCCCGTGAACTTTGTAACTAG